One window from the genome of Sebastes umbrosus isolate fSebUmb1 chromosome 12, fSebUmb1.pri, whole genome shotgun sequence encodes:
- the klhl14 gene encoding kelch-like protein 14 isoform X1 → MHITFNFTESCISVHIFRYSRPRNSGGVHSQEVMSRSGDRTSTFDPTHSDTLLHGLNLLWRKQLFCDVTLTAQGQQFHCHKAVLASCSQYFRSLFSSHNVIHNEGSKGDQGSSGTPSSSPDDKLVTPSARPINNLVLQGCSSIGLRLVLEYLYTANVTLSLDTVEEVLSVSKILNIPQITKLSVQFLNDQISVQNYKQICKIAALHGLDETKKLANKYLVEDVLLLNFEEMCAMLDALPPPVESELALFQMSVLWLEHDRETRMHYAPDLMKRLRFALIPAPELVERVQSVDFMRTDPVCQKLLLDAMNYHLMPFRQHCRQTTASRIRSNKRMLLLVGGLPPGPDRLPSNLVQYYDDEKKTWKILTIMPYNSAHHCVVEVENFLLLLGGEDQWNPNGKHSTHFVSRYDPRFNSWIQLPPMQERRASFFACRMDKHLYVIGGRNESGYLSSVESYNLETNEWNYLSSLPQPLAAHAGSVHNGKIYISGGVHNGEYVSWLYCYDPIMDVWARKQDMNTKRAIHALAGMNDRLYAIGGNHLKGFSHLDVMLVECYDPKADQWNILQTPILEGRSGPGCAVLDESIFLMGGYSWSMGAYKSSTICYSPEKGTWTELEGEVAEPLAGPACSTVILPACLPFNK, encoded by the exons GTGGCGTTCACAGTCAGGAAGTCATGTCCAGATCGGGTGATAGAACATCCACCTTTGACCCAACACACAGTGACACCCTGCTGCACGGGCTCAACCTCTTGTGGAGGAAACAGCTTTTCTGTGATGTGACTCTCACCGCCCAGGGACAGCAGTTCCACTGCCACAAAGCCGTGCTGGCGTCCTGCTCCCAGTATTTCAGATCCCTCTTCTCTTCCCACAATGTGATCCACAATGAGGGGAGCAAAGGGGACCAGGGCAGCAGTGGGaccccctcttcctcccccgACGACAAGCTGGTGACCCCCAGCGCCAGGCCCATCAATAACCTGGTGCTCCAGGGCTGCTCCTCCATTGGACTACGATTAGTGCTGGAGTACCTGTACACTGCCAACGTGACTCTTTCCCTGGACACGGTGGAAGAGGTGCTGTCAGTCAGCAAGATCCTCAACATCCCCCAGATCACCAAGCTCAGCGTGCAGTTCCTCAACGACCAGATCTCGGTGCAGAACTACAAGCAGATCTGCAAGATTGCCGCGCTCCACGGACTGGATGAGACCAAGAAGCTGGCCAACAAGTACCTGGTGGAGGACGTGCTGCTGCTGAACTTTGAGGAGATGTGCGCCATGCTGGATGCTCTGCCACCCCCGGTGGAGTCAGAGCTGGCTCTCTTCCAGATGTCAGTCCTCTGGCTGGAGCATGACCGGGAGACTCGCATGCACTATGCGCCGGACCTCATGAAGAGGCTGCGCTTCGCCCTCATACCTGCTCCAGAGCTGGTGGAGAGGGTGCAGTCTGTTGACTTCATGAGGACTGACCCCGTGTGCCAGAAGCTACTCCTGGATGCCATGAACTACCACCTGATGCCCTTCAGGCAGCACTGCAGGCAGACCACGGCCAGCAG AATCCGTTCCAATAAGAGAATGCTGTTACTGGTGGGTGGTTTGCCTCCTGGACCTGATCGTCTCCCCAGCAATTTGGTCCAGTACTATGACGACGAGAAAAAGACATGGAAGATCCTAACAA TAATGCCTTACAACAGCGCCCATCACTgcgtggtggaggtggagaacttcctgctgctgctgggcggAGAGGACCAGTGGAACCCCAACG GAAAGCACAGCACTCATTTTGTCAGCCGCTATGATCCCAGATTCAACAGTTGGATACAGTTGCCTCCTATGCAGGAGAG GAGAGCCAGTTTCTTTGCCTGCCGCATGGATAAGCACCTGTACGTGATTGGTGGTAGGAACGAGAGCGGCTACCTCTCCAGCGTTGAGTCCTACAACCTGGAGACTAACGAGTGGAACTACTTGTCGTCCCTGCCGCAGCCTCTGGCCGCCCATGCAGGATCAGTGCACAACGGCAAGATCTACATATCAG GAGGCGTGCACAATGGAGAGTATGTGTCCTGGCTCTACTGTTATGACCCTATAATGGATGTGTGGGCGAGGAAACAGGATATGAACACAAAGCGCGCCATTCATGCCCTGGCTGGAATGAACGACCGCCTATATGCTATTGGTGGAAACCATTTGAAAG GTTTCTCCCATTTAGACGTAATGTTGGTGGAGTGTTATGACCCCAAAGCTGACCAGTGGAACATCCTGCAGACTCCCATCCTGGAGGGTCGCAGCGGCCCGGGCTGTGCTGTGTTGGATGAGAGCATCTTCCTCATGGGGGGCTACAGCTGGAGCATG gGGGCCTATAAGTCTTCTACCATCTGCTACAGCCCAGAGAAAGGAACATGGACTGAGTTGGAGGGAGAGGTGGCGGAGCCCTTAGCGGGCCCGGCCTGTTCCACCGTCatactgcctgcctgccttcccTTTAACAAATGA
- the klhl14 gene encoding kelch-like protein 14 isoform X2, whose translation MSRSGDRTSTFDPTHSDTLLHGLNLLWRKQLFCDVTLTAQGQQFHCHKAVLASCSQYFRSLFSSHNVIHNEGSKGDQGSSGTPSSSPDDKLVTPSARPINNLVLQGCSSIGLRLVLEYLYTANVTLSLDTVEEVLSVSKILNIPQITKLSVQFLNDQISVQNYKQICKIAALHGLDETKKLANKYLVEDVLLLNFEEMCAMLDALPPPVESELALFQMSVLWLEHDRETRMHYAPDLMKRLRFALIPAPELVERVQSVDFMRTDPVCQKLLLDAMNYHLMPFRQHCRQTTASRIRSNKRMLLLVGGLPPGPDRLPSNLVQYYDDEKKTWKILTIMPYNSAHHCVVEVENFLLLLGGEDQWNPNGKHSTHFVSRYDPRFNSWIQLPPMQERRASFFACRMDKHLYVIGGRNESGYLSSVESYNLETNEWNYLSSLPQPLAAHAGSVHNGKIYISGGVHNGEYVSWLYCYDPIMDVWARKQDMNTKRAIHALAGMNDRLYAIGGNHLKGFSHLDVMLVECYDPKADQWNILQTPILEGRSGPGCAVLDESIFLMGGYSWSMGAYKSSTICYSPEKGTWTELEGEVAEPLAGPACSTVILPACLPFNK comes from the exons ATGTCCAGATCGGGTGATAGAACATCCACCTTTGACCCAACACACAGTGACACCCTGCTGCACGGGCTCAACCTCTTGTGGAGGAAACAGCTTTTCTGTGATGTGACTCTCACCGCCCAGGGACAGCAGTTCCACTGCCACAAAGCCGTGCTGGCGTCCTGCTCCCAGTATTTCAGATCCCTCTTCTCTTCCCACAATGTGATCCACAATGAGGGGAGCAAAGGGGACCAGGGCAGCAGTGGGaccccctcttcctcccccgACGACAAGCTGGTGACCCCCAGCGCCAGGCCCATCAATAACCTGGTGCTCCAGGGCTGCTCCTCCATTGGACTACGATTAGTGCTGGAGTACCTGTACACTGCCAACGTGACTCTTTCCCTGGACACGGTGGAAGAGGTGCTGTCAGTCAGCAAGATCCTCAACATCCCCCAGATCACCAAGCTCAGCGTGCAGTTCCTCAACGACCAGATCTCGGTGCAGAACTACAAGCAGATCTGCAAGATTGCCGCGCTCCACGGACTGGATGAGACCAAGAAGCTGGCCAACAAGTACCTGGTGGAGGACGTGCTGCTGCTGAACTTTGAGGAGATGTGCGCCATGCTGGATGCTCTGCCACCCCCGGTGGAGTCAGAGCTGGCTCTCTTCCAGATGTCAGTCCTCTGGCTGGAGCATGACCGGGAGACTCGCATGCACTATGCGCCGGACCTCATGAAGAGGCTGCGCTTCGCCCTCATACCTGCTCCAGAGCTGGTGGAGAGGGTGCAGTCTGTTGACTTCATGAGGACTGACCCCGTGTGCCAGAAGCTACTCCTGGATGCCATGAACTACCACCTGATGCCCTTCAGGCAGCACTGCAGGCAGACCACGGCCAGCAG AATCCGTTCCAATAAGAGAATGCTGTTACTGGTGGGTGGTTTGCCTCCTGGACCTGATCGTCTCCCCAGCAATTTGGTCCAGTACTATGACGACGAGAAAAAGACATGGAAGATCCTAACAA TAATGCCTTACAACAGCGCCCATCACTgcgtggtggaggtggagaacttcctgctgctgctgggcggAGAGGACCAGTGGAACCCCAACG GAAAGCACAGCACTCATTTTGTCAGCCGCTATGATCCCAGATTCAACAGTTGGATACAGTTGCCTCCTATGCAGGAGAG GAGAGCCAGTTTCTTTGCCTGCCGCATGGATAAGCACCTGTACGTGATTGGTGGTAGGAACGAGAGCGGCTACCTCTCCAGCGTTGAGTCCTACAACCTGGAGACTAACGAGTGGAACTACTTGTCGTCCCTGCCGCAGCCTCTGGCCGCCCATGCAGGATCAGTGCACAACGGCAAGATCTACATATCAG GAGGCGTGCACAATGGAGAGTATGTGTCCTGGCTCTACTGTTATGACCCTATAATGGATGTGTGGGCGAGGAAACAGGATATGAACACAAAGCGCGCCATTCATGCCCTGGCTGGAATGAACGACCGCCTATATGCTATTGGTGGAAACCATTTGAAAG GTTTCTCCCATTTAGACGTAATGTTGGTGGAGTGTTATGACCCCAAAGCTGACCAGTGGAACATCCTGCAGACTCCCATCCTGGAGGGTCGCAGCGGCCCGGGCTGTGCTGTGTTGGATGAGAGCATCTTCCTCATGGGGGGCTACAGCTGGAGCATG gGGGCCTATAAGTCTTCTACCATCTGCTACAGCCCAGAGAAAGGAACATGGACTGAGTTGGAGGGAGAGGTGGCGGAGCCCTTAGCGGGCCCGGCCTGTTCCACCGTCatactgcctgcctgccttcccTTTAACAAATGA